The following nucleotide sequence is from Pandoraea thiooxydans.
CTTGTTCGGCAATTTGCCGGTGGTCAAGCAATACCTCAATGTGATTGTGCTCATCGGCATCAGCGCCGCGGTCGTGCCGTTGGCGCTCGGTGGGTTGTGGCGTTTGCTGGTCAAGCGGCGTTCGGTCTCTCAAAACCGCTGAGCGGCGAGGCAAATGTTTCAGAGGGGCGGCGGCCGATCTGGCCGCCGCTTTCGTTTTATGCGGTCGGGTTTCTCGACAGCGGCGGGTGAGCCGCGAAATAGGCCTTGATGCCATGCAGCAGCGCATCGGCCATTTCTTCCTGGTATTCGCTCGTATTGAGTTTTGCCTCTTCTTCCGGGTTGCTGATGAATGCCGTCTCAACCAGCACCGAGGGGATATCCGGCGCCTTGAGCACGGCAAAGCCGGCTTGCTCGACGCGGCCGCTGTGTAGCTTGTTGATCTTGGCGATGGTGTGCAGCAAGTCGCTGCCAAAGCGCTTGCTGTCGCGAATCTGCGCGGTGGTCGACATATCCAGCAGCGCATGGGCGACGACTTTGTCGCTGGTTTTGATGTCGACGCCGCCGATCCGGTCGGATTCGTTTTGGGTGGTTGCCAGAAAACGCGCGGCGGCGCTGGTGGCGCCGCGCTCGGACAGCGCGAAGACCGATGAGCCACGCGCCTCGGGGGTTGTGAACGCATCGGCGTGAATCGATACGAATAGATCGGCATCGACGCGCCGTGCCTTTTGCACACGAACATATAGCGGCACGAAGAAATCGGAGTCGCGCGTCATCATGACCCGCATGTTCGGCTGGGCATTGATCTTGTCGCGCAGGCGCTTGCCGATCTGCAGTACGACGTGCTTCTCGTAGGAGCCGCGATGACCGATGGCGCCGGGGTCTTCCCCGCCGTGACCGGGGTCGAGCGCGATCGTCAGCAAACGCGTGGTGCGGCCGCGCCGCGTCGAAGGCTTGTCGACGCTGTCGTGCGAGCCGCCGCGCTGGTCCCGTTGCGCGAGTATCTCTGGGGTTCGATCGGACTTGGGGCGCTCGCCCAGGTCGCGGTGAGGTTCGGTGGTGCCGGAGCCGTTTTGCGCGTAGCGCTGAAAAAATGCCTCGGTGCTGTCCTGGTCGCTCGCATCGTTCTGGTTTTTTTGCTGCTTCATCGCCAGCGCCTGTTCCTTGCGCTCGCTTTGCTTGAGCAACTCCATCAGCGGATCGGGAGGCACCGCCGGGTATAGGTCGAACACCGTTCGATAGCGATAGCCAGCGACCGGCGCCAACGTGAAAGATTGCGGTTTGACAGCGGCCTTCAGATCGAACACCAGACGCACCACGTTGGGTTTGAATTGTCCGACGCGTACCTGACTGATCTGTGGATCGTTCGGATTGATCTTGGCGACGAGATCGCGCAACGTCGCGTTCATCTGCAGGCCATCGAGATCAATCACGAAGCGATAGGGATTTTCTACCAGATCTTGCTGAAAGGTGATTGGGGTATCGGTCTCGAGGGTAACGCGAGTGTAATCTTTGGCGGGCCACACCCGTACCGCCATGATCGTGGTTGCCTGTGCCGCGCGCGTGCCGGCCAGCGCCAGCACGAGCGTCGACGCGCCGGTGCGCAGCACCCGGCGGCGGCCCGGATCGCTCGGCGCGGTATGGTCGGTACGACGATATTTATTGATTAGCATTGGTCAAGAACAGCGTTGCCTTTAGGTGTGCATGCGACAGCCGTCAGACGTCGCCCTGAGCCTGCCGGTTCCAATTTCAGCGTGAGATCGGGCACCCCGAGCAGTCTGCCGGCTTTCTCTGGCCATTCGATCAGGCAAAGCGCATTGCCCGTGAAGTGGTCGCGAAAACCCGCGTCATGCCACTCGGCAGGATCCGCAAAGCGATATAGATCGAAATGATAGACCTCCAATCGACCTTTGGGAAAGGCGATGTTGTATGGTTCACACAGTGTGTAGGTCGGGCTGCGCACCCGGCCGGTGTAGCCCAGCGCGCGCAGCAGCGCGCGCACCAGCGTCGTTTTTCCGGCACCGAGGTCACCCGACAGATGCACCTGAAGACCTCCGCCTAGCCGTGCCGCGACGGCTTGCGCCAGACGCGCGGCAAACGCCTCGGTGGCATGTTCGTCGGGCAGATTGAATTGTTTTGTCGCGGCGGCGGAAGCAGGCATTGCGTACAATCGAGTCAAATGAACGGGTCACAAACACTCACATCGGCGCATGCATCCGATTCGCTTGAACCGGCTCTCCCGGATAGCCCGGAGGGCTTGGCGCGACTGTCTGCGCGAATCAAACGATGGGGCCATGAACTCGGATTCGGCGCGATCGGTGTCAGCGACGTCGATCTGCACGCGGCCGAGGCGGGCCTGTTGTCGTGGCTCGAGCAGGGGTGTCAGGGTGACATGGATTATATGGCCAATCATGGCCTCAAGCGTGCGCGGCCTGCGGAATTGGTGCCCGGCACCGTGCGCGTCATCAGCGCGCGCATGGACTACCTGCCTGAGGCACCGGCAACTACAACGACCGCGGCGGCGCGCGACTGGCGGCAGGTCGAACTGGCGCGTCAGGAGGAGCCCGTCGCGGCAGTGGTATCGGTTTATGCGCGCGGACGCGATTATCACAAGCTCATGCGCCAGCGCCTGCAACAGTTGGCCGATCGCATAGCCGCCGAAATCGGACCGTTCGGCTATCGCGTATTTACCGACTCGGCGCCGGTGCTGGAAGTCGAGTTGGCACAAAAGGCCGGGCTCGGCTGGCGTGGCAAGCACACCCTGTTGCTCTCCCGCACTGCCGGATCGATGTTCTTCCTTGGCGAAATCTATGTCGATCTTCCGCTGCCGGTCGATGCGGCAGACGAGAATGGCGCACATTGTGGTCATTGCGAGCGTTGCCGGCAGGCATGTCCGACCGGCGCAATCGTGGCGCCCTACCGGGTCGATGCGCGGCGCTGCATCTCCTACCTGACGATCGAGCACAAGGGCTCGATTCCGCACGAGTTGCGGCCGTTGATGGGAAACCGCGTGTACGGCTGCGACGACTGCCAGCTGGTATGCCCGTGGAACAAGTTCGCGCAGCGCTCGCCGTTGCCCGATTTCGCCGTGCGGCATGATTTGGACGACGTCACGCTGGCGGCGCTTTTCGCATGGTCCGAGGCCGAATTTCTGGAGCGCATGGCGGGCAGCGCGATTCGCCGGATCGGCCATGAACGCTGGTTGCGCAACATCGCGGTGGCGTTGGGCAACGGCTTGCGGGCCACCGGGGACGACACTCTGCGCCAGGCGTTGCGTGCGCGCGCCGATGACCCGTCGGCGCTGGTGCGCGAGCATGTCGCATGGGCGCTGGCACAGGATCCGATGTTGATGTCGCGGTAACCACGGCGGCGTAAAATCCGGGTAGCTGACGATAGCGCGTGAGGAATGAAGCGGTGATGCAATTCAATGCAGTGATCGAAGTGCCGTTCGGCAAGGTGGGCATTCGCACCGGCGCCGGCTGCGTCGAGGAGATCGTCTACGTGCCGGAGAGCATGCGCTCGGCAGCACCGCAGGATGCGCTGGCCGAACGTGCCGCCCGTCAGATCGAAGCGTACGTCGACGATCCCGGCTTCGTCTTCGACCTGCCGCTCAAGCCGGTTGGCACGGCATTTCAGCAAAAAGTCTGGCAGGCCATCTGCACGATTCCGGCCGGACGGGTGCTGACCTACGGGCAACTCGCCAAGCAGATACGGACCGCGCCGCGTGCGCTCGGGCAAGCGTGCGGCGCCAATTATTTCCCGCTGGCGATCCCGTGTCATCGCGTGGTGTCATCGAGCGGGCTGGGCGGATTTGCCAATCACGATGCCGACGGCTACTTTCTGGCGATCAAGCGGTGGTTGCTGCGGCACGAAGGCGTGATGCTGATATGAGCGATGCGCTATCCGCCAGCCTTGCGCTGACCGATACGTTCTGCGACACGCTGTGGCTCGAGGACGGACTGTCGCGCAATACGCTGGATGCTTACCGGCGCGACTTGCGCCTGTTCGCGCAATGGCTGGTCGAAGACCGCCAACTGGCGCTCGACCAGGTTCAGGAGGCCGATCTGCGCGCTTATCTGGCATTTAACAGGAACGGCAAAGCCACCAGCGCCAACCGGCGCCTCTCGGTGTTCAAGCGCTTTTACCAATGGGCGTTGCGCGAACGCAGCGTGAGTGCCGACCCCTGCTTGAATGTGCACGCGGCCAGGCAGGCGCCCCGTTTTCCCAAGACGCTGAGCGAGGCGCAGGTCGAGGCCTTGCTCGGTGCGCCCGATGTCGACACCCCTCTGGGCCTGCGCGATCGCACGATGCTGGAGCTGATGTATGCCAGCGGTTTGCGCGTGTCGGAACTGGTGCAGCTCAAGTCGGTGGAGGTCGGACTCAACGAAGGTGTACTGCGCATTTTCGGCAAGGGCGCCAAAGAGCGGCTGGTGCCGTTCGGCGCGCAGGCGCATGAGTGGATTGCCCGCTATCTGGCCGAGGGGCGCCCGGCATTGCTGGGTGCGCGATGGTGCGACACACTGTTCGTCACGCAGCGCGGCGAGGGCATGACGCGCCAGGCGTTCTGGTACATCATCAAGCGCTACGCGTCGCAGGCCGAGATTCGCGCGCCGCTCTCGCCCCACACGCTGCGGCACGCGTTTGCCACGCACCTGCTCAATCACGGCGCGGACTTGCGCGTGGTTCAACTGCTGCTCGGGCATGCCGATATTTCCACCACCCAAATCTACACACACGTCGCGCGCGAGCGGCTCAAGATCCTGCACGGCAAGCATCATCCCCGCGGGTGAGCCAGACCGGCCGGGATCCTGGCCAAACTCACAGCAGGTCGCGCAGCCTGTGTTTGAGTATCTTGCCGGTTGCCGCGGCTGGCAGGCGCTCGACGATACGAATTTCGGCGGGGCGCTTGTAGGGCGCCAGGCGTTCGCTGGCCCAGGCCCCGAGTGCCGCTTCGTCTGCCAGCGCCGGGGCGCCAGGCTTGAGCTCGACGAACGCCACGACCTCCTCGTTACCCTCCACCGGACGGCCGATCACGGCCGACTGCAGCACGGCCGGATGGCTGTTGAGCGCCTGCTCGACTTCGGCCGGATAGACATTGAAGCCCGAACGGATGATCAACTCTTTGCGACGCCCGACGATGTGCAGGTTGCCGTGCTCGTCGAAGCGCGCCATATCGCCGGTTTTCAGCCAGCCATCGGCGCTCAGCGCGGCCCGGGTCTGCGCCGGGTCGCGGTAGTAGCCCAGCATGACGTTGGGACCCCGTACCCATAGTTCGCCGATCTGTGCGTCGCCATCGGCCAGACGCGCCTCGACGCCGGGGATGAGCGGTCCCACCGAGCAGTCGGTGCACGGCGCGTCGAGCCGGGTCTGGGAAATCGTCGGACTGCTTTCGGTCATGCCGTAGCCGTTGTGCAGCGGCAGGCCGTAGCGCGCCTCGGCGCGCGCCTTCAGCGTTTGGTCGAGCGGTGAGCCGCCGGAATAGATAAAGCGTAATCGCGGCGCGTCCAACGGGCGTTGCTGCGCGTCCAGGTGTTCCAGCAGCTTGGCATGCATGGCCGGCACCCCCTGGAAGATCGTGACTCCCTCGTTTGCCAGCGCATGCAGCACGCGGGCCGGGTCGAAACGCGGCACCAGCCGCAGCGTGCCGCCGGCGTAGAGGGTACCCAGGCATACCGAGGCAAGTCCATAGACATGCGAGATCGGCAGCACGGCGTACACCCGATCGTTGCCGGTGACGCGCCGCAGCAAGCTCGATACCGCAGCGATGAACAGCAGGTTACGGTGCGACAGCATCACCCCCTTGGGGTGACCCGTGGTGCCCGTCGTATAGATCAGTGCCGCGCATTGTTGAGCGGGGTCGGGCGAGGTCGGTTCCGGCACACAGTCGAGATTGAGCGGGCCGAGCGCCACCTGGCCGGTGCCGAGATCGGCCCATTCGGCCGGCGTTGCCTGATGACGCTGCGCGTGAGCGAGTGCGTCCGGCGAGATTCCGGTTGTGTAGAGCGTCAGCCGCGCCCGCGCGTGCGATTGGATGGCATCGATCTCGGCGGCTGACAGGCGTGCGTTGGCGACCAACGACCAGGCGCCCAGATTTGACGTGGCCAGCAACAGGATCACCAGCGCCGCGCAGTTTTCGTTGACGAGCATGACACGATCGCCCGGGCGTACGCCCGCCTCGCGCAGCCGCTCGCTGACTGCGTCGACGGCTGCGGCCAATTGGCCATAAGTGAGTTCGCGTTCGTCCTCGCGCAACGCTGGGCGCTCGGGCGCCACGGCGGCGATGCGATGCGCAAGTTGCCCGATACGGGGCGGCAGGGCGGCCAGCAGGGCAGGGATGTCGTCAAGCATCTGGGCGGGATCGGGCGCACGCATGCTCAGATCTCCGCGCCGCGCATCAGGCCGCGCGCGATGACGATTTGCTGGATCTGCGAGGTGCCCTCATACAGGCGGAACAGGCGTACATCGCGATAAAACCGCTCGATGCCGTAGTCGCTGATGTAGCCGGCGCCGCCGTGGATTTGCACGGCGCGATCGGCTACGCGGCCGCACATCTCGGTGGCGAAATATTTGGCGCAGGAGGCTTCGACGCTGACGTCGCGCCCCTCGTCGCGCTTGCGGGCGGCGTCGAGCACCATGCATTCGGCGGCATACAACTCGGCCTTGCTGTCGGCCAGCATGCCCTGCACCAGTTGAAATTCGGCCACCGGATGTCCGAACTGGCGGCGCTCCATCGCATAGGCCAGGGCGTCGCGCAACATTCGCTTGGCCGCGCCGACGGCGACCGCGGCGATATGCAGGCGCCCCTTGTCGAGCACCTTCATCGCGGTCTTGAATCCTACGCCCTCCTGGCCGCCGATCAGATTGGCGGCGGGAATGCGGCAATTCTCGAAGATCACGTCGCAGGTATGCGCGCCTTTCTGGCCCATTTTCTGGTCGATCTTGCCAAGTGACAGACCGGGTGTGCCGGCCTCCACGATGAACGCGGAGATGCCGCCGGCGCCCTTGATCGCCGGGTCGGTCCTGGCCATCACCGTGAAGATGCCGGCGTGCGGCGCGTTCGTGATGTAGCGCTTGGTGCCGTTGAGCACGTAGGCGTCGCCCTGTGCGTCGGACACGCGCCGCGCGCTGGTCGCGAGTGCCCCGGCGTCGGAGCCCGCACCGGGCTCGGTCAGTGCGAACGAGCCGATCAGCTCGCCCGAGGCCAGGCGCGGCAGGTAATGCGCGCGCTGTTCCGGGGTGCCGTCGATGACGATGCCCTGGGAGCCGATGCCGTTATTGGTGCCGATCAGCGAGCGAAAGGCTGGCGAGGTCTGGCCCAGTTCGAAAGCCACCCGAACCTCTTCTTCCATCGTCAAGCCGAGTCCGCCATAGGCCTCCGGAATCGAAAGGCCGAACAGACCGAGTTCGCGCATTTGCTGCACCAGTTCCTCGGGGATCGCATCCGTTTCGGCAATTTCATGTTCTCGCGGCACCAGCCGCTCGCGCACGAAGCGGCGGATCGAATCTTCGAGCAGTGTTTGGGTTTCGTTATCGCGGATCACTGGATGTCCTTGGGAAGTCGGGATGTCTTGGTATCGCCATTATTCACTCGCATCCGTCAGGGCGCGTGGACGCCAATAACGAACGATCGTGCTATTCGGTCGTTGTAAGATAACAGGCATACCAAGAATTTCAAAATACTGTTCTGCTATGCGAAACCATCTAATCGTTCGCAGTATCGGAGCCGCCGTGATCATCGCTAAAATACCGCCATGAGCAAACAAAAACATGTTTCCGAGACGCCTGCGACTCAATATCTGCGCCAACACCGGATCGCCTTTACTGAACATCCTTACGATTATGTCGAGCACGGCGGCACTACCGAGTCGGCGCGACAGTTGGGCGTCGATGAGCATCATGTGGTGAAGACGTTGATCATGGAGGACGAACAGGCCAAGCCGCTGGTGGTTCTGATGCATGGCGATTGCACGGTATCGACCAAGAGCCTGGCCAGGCAAATTGGCGCCAAGCGCGTGGAGCCGTGCAAGCCCGAAGTGGCGCAGCGGCATTCCGGTTATCTTGTGGGCGGCACGTCGCCGTTCGGCACGCGCCGCACGATGCCGATTTTCGTTGAGAGCAGCGTACTCGAGTTGCCGAAGATATACATCAACGGCGGGCGGCGCGGCTATCTGGTGGGCATCGCGCCGCAGGTGCTGGCGGCCCTGCTCGATGCCAGGCCGGTGCAGTGCGCCAACGCCGGGGCGTAGTCAAGTAGAATGGCGCCCAATTCGACGACCTTAATGGAATTCGCATGGCCACGCTGATTTTCGCGCTTCTCGCCTACCTGATTGGTTCGGTGCCGTTTGCCGTGATCGTGAGCCGCGGCATGGGGCTGGCGGACCCGCGCACTTATGGCTCGAAGAATCCCGGGGCCACCAATGTCCTGCGCTCCGGCAACAAGGCGGCGGCGGCGCTTACCTTGGTGGGCGACGCGTTCAAGGGGTGGCTGGCGGTATTTCTCGCCACGCGCTACGCAAATACCTGGGGCGTGAGCGACGGCGGGCTGGCACTGGCCGCGGTGGCCGTGTTCGTCGGGCATCTATACCCGATATTCCTGCGTTTCGCGGGCGGCAAGGGGGTTGCGACGGCGGCGGGTGTTTTGCTGGCGATCAATGCATGGCTGGGTTGCGCAACCATCGCGACGTGGCTGATCATCCTCGCATTTTTCCGCTATTCGTCGCTGGCGGCGCTCGTTGCGGCGATCTTCGCGCCGCTCTATTACATTTTCATGTTTGGCATCGGCCCGTACACGCCAGCGGTGATTGCGATGTCGCTGCTGCTCATTTATCGGCACTGGGCCAATATCGGGCGATTGCTGGCAGGCAAGGAAAGCCGGGTCGGACAGAAAAAATCCTGATGACTGGGCGCTTCCCCGCCTGATTCAGTCGCGGAAGTTGTTGAAGTCGAGCGGCGTGTCGGTCACTTCCTTGCGCAGCAGTGCGATGGTGCTTTGCAAATCGTCGCGCTTGCCGCCCGAGACACGCACGGCGTCGCCCTGGATGCTGGCCTGCACCTTGACCTTGCTGTCTTTGACCAGACGCACGATTTTTTTCGCTAAGTCGGAACTGACGCCTTTCTTGACGGTGATGATCTGTTTGACCTTGTCGCCGCCGATTTTGTCGATCTTGCCGTAGTCGAGAAACCGTACGTCGACCTGGCGCTTGGCCATCTTGCCGATCAGGACGTCGCGAACCTGTCCGAGCTTGAAATCGTCGTCGGCAAACGCCGTCAGCTCCTGGTCCTTGTGCTCGATGCGGGCATCGGAACCCTTGAAGTCGAATCGGGTGGTAATTTCCTTGTTGGCCTGGTCGACGGCATTCTTGATTTCGACCATATTTGCTTCGCAAACCACGTCAAATGATGGCATGAGCGTCTGCTCCTGGGAGGTTGAGAGGCTGGTGCGCCGTTTCTGTCGCGCCTGGGCCTGACCGCGACCCGTATCGCGGGCGGCCGCTATAATTCGTCGCTCGCTATTGTAATTCAGTCATCACCGCCTTAGGAACGGGCCGCACGCCGCCACGCATGGTTACTCTGCTTACCGATTTCGCTTTACTGGCTCACAACACGTTCGGCATCGATGCGCGCAGCCGCTATGCGGCGGTGCTCGAGTGTGCCGAGGATTTGCCGGTATTGCTGGCCGACCCGCGTGTGGCGGAGTTGCCCCGCCTGGTGCTGGGTGGCGGCAGTAATGTGATCCTGACCCGCGACTTCGATGGCTTGACCGTGCTCACGCGCATTGCCGGACGACGCCTGGTGGCGCAAACCCCGGATGCCTGGCTGGTGCAGGCGGGCGCCGGAGAGGTGTGGCACGATTTCGTCGCCTGGACCATCGGTCAGGGCTGGGGCGGGCTGGAAAATCTCGCGTTGATTCCCGGCACGGTCGGCGCCGCGCCGATTCAGAACATCGGCGCGTACGGGCTGGAACTGGCAGAGCGCTTTGCCTGGTGCCAGGCGTTCGATACCGTCTCGGGCGAGCTCGTTACGCTCGATCGCGCGGCCTGTCGTTTTGCCTATCGAGACAGTCTTTTCAAGCAGGCGCCCGTCGGCAGGTACGTTGTGACGTCGGTGACGTTTCGCTTGCCGCGTCCGTGGCAACCCATGACTCAATACGCCGACGTCGCGCAGGAATTGGCGCAGCGGCATATCGCGCAGCCGTCGCCCCAGGACATTTTTGATGCGGTGATCGCGATTCGCCGGCGAAAGTTGCCCGATCCGGCGGTCATCGGCAATGTCGGCAGCTTTTTCAAGAATCCCATCGTCAGCGCGAACACCCGGGCGACGTTGCTGACGCGCCACCCTGGCCTGGTGTCTTATCCGCAGGCCGATGGCAGCTACAAGCTGGCGGCCGGCTGGCTGATCGATCAATGCGGATGGAAGGGGCGTGCGCTCGGTCCGGTGGCGGTCCACGAGCGTCAGGCGCTGGTGCTGGTCAACCGCGGTGCGGCGCGCGGCGGTGATGTGCTGGCGCTCGCTCAGGCCATCACGGACGACGTGCAGTCGCGCTTCGGCGTGCGGCTCGAGCCCGAGCCGGTCATTTTGTAAGCGAAGCGGGCTGGGCCACCTGCCTGATGCCTGGCGGCTTCAGGCGCGCAAGCGGGCAGCACAGACCGCGCGATCAGCCGTAATGGCAGGTGTAGTCGAGAGTTTCGCTGACCTCGATGTCGAACTGGCTGTGGCCGGGAACATCGAAGCTGTCGCCCGCTCCGTAGCTTTGCCAGTCCTGCTGGCCGTCGAGTCGAATGCGGCAGCGTCCGGCATTGATTTCCATGCGCTCAGGCGCATCGGTGCCGAAGCGCAGCGTGGCGGGGAAGATGACGCCGAGTGTCTTGCGGCTGCCGTCGGCGCACAGCACGGTATGCGAGACGCATTTGCCGTCGAAATAGAGGTTGGCGCGTTTGACGACGCTGACATTGTCCAGTTGGGTTTGGGCCATAGGGGTGAGCCAAGGAAGAGGGAATGGTTTGCTGCGTGCCGGCGTGCTGGCGTGCCGGGCCGTGCCTTCAGGTGCGATAAGGGCACCCGAAGGCGCCCTTATCGATCATTATTGAACCGCGGCTTCAGCTGCGCTTGCGGCGAGCGTTCTCGGCAATGCGCATGCGCAAGGCGTTGAGCTTGATGAAGCCACCGGCGTCGGCCTGGTTGTAAGCGCCGCCGTCGTCGTCGAAGGTCGCGATGGTCTGGTCGAACAGCGTGTCCTTGGAGTCGCGCGCAACGACGCTCACGCTGCCCTTGTAGAGCTTGACGCGTACCCAGCCATTGACCTTCTGCTGGGTGTGGTCGATCAGCACTTGCAACGCGCGACGCTCGGGGCTCCACCAGTAGCCGTTG
It contains:
- a CDS encoding N-acetylmuramoyl-L-alanine amidase — translated: MLINKYRRTDHTAPSDPGRRRVLRTGASTLVLALAGTRAAQATTIMAVRVWPAKDYTRVTLETDTPITFQQDLVENPYRFVIDLDGLQMNATLRDLVAKINPNDPQISQVRVGQFKPNVVRLVFDLKAAVKPQSFTLAPVAGYRYRTVFDLYPAVPPDPLMELLKQSERKEQALAMKQQKNQNDASDQDSTEAFFQRYAQNGSGTTEPHRDLGERPKSDRTPEILAQRDQRGGSHDSVDKPSTRRGRTTRLLTIALDPGHGGEDPGAIGHRGSYEKHVVLQIGKRLRDKINAQPNMRVMMTRDSDFFVPLYVRVQKARRVDADLFVSIHADAFTTPEARGSSVFALSERGATSAAARFLATTQNESDRIGGVDIKTSDKVVAHALLDMSTTAQIRDSKRFGSDLLHTIAKINKLHSGRVEQAGFAVLKAPDIPSVLVETAFISNPEEEAKLNTSEYQEEMADALLHGIKAYFAAHPPLSRNPTA
- the tsaE gene encoding tRNA (adenosine(37)-N6)-threonylcarbamoyltransferase complex ATPase subunit type 1 TsaE; its protein translation is MPASAAATKQFNLPDEHATEAFAARLAQAVAARLGGGLQVHLSGDLGAGKTTLVRALLRALGYTGRVRSPTYTLCEPYNIAFPKGRLEVYHFDLYRFADPAEWHDAGFRDHFTGNALCLIEWPEKAGRLLGVPDLTLKLEPAGSGRRLTAVACTPKGNAVLDQC
- the queG gene encoding tRNA epoxyqueuosine(34) reductase QueG; amino-acid sequence: MNGSQTLTSAHASDSLEPALPDSPEGLARLSARIKRWGHELGFGAIGVSDVDLHAAEAGLLSWLEQGCQGDMDYMANHGLKRARPAELVPGTVRVISARMDYLPEAPATTTTAAARDWRQVELARQEEPVAAVVSVYARGRDYHKLMRQRLQQLADRIAAEIGPFGYRVFTDSAPVLEVELAQKAGLGWRGKHTLLLSRTAGSMFFLGEIYVDLPLPVDAADENGAHCGHCERCRQACPTGAIVAPYRVDARRCISYLTIEHKGSIPHELRPLMGNRVYGCDDCQLVCPWNKFAQRSPLPDFAVRHDLDDVTLAALFAWSEAEFLERMAGSAIRRIGHERWLRNIAVALGNGLRATGDDTLRQALRARADDPSALVREHVAWALAQDPMLMSR
- a CDS encoding methylated-DNA--[protein]-cysteine S-methyltransferase — translated: MQFNAVIEVPFGKVGIRTGAGCVEEIVYVPESMRSAAPQDALAERAARQIEAYVDDPGFVFDLPLKPVGTAFQQKVWQAICTIPAGRVLTYGQLAKQIRTAPRALGQACGANYFPLAIPCHRVVSSSGLGGFANHDADGYFLAIKRWLLRHEGVMLI
- the xerD gene encoding site-specific tyrosine recombinase XerD, which produces MSDALSASLALTDTFCDTLWLEDGLSRNTLDAYRRDLRLFAQWLVEDRQLALDQVQEADLRAYLAFNRNGKATSANRRLSVFKRFYQWALRERSVSADPCLNVHAARQAPRFPKTLSEAQVEALLGAPDVDTPLGLRDRTMLELMYASGLRVSELVQLKSVEVGLNEGVLRIFGKGAKERLVPFGAQAHEWIARYLAEGRPALLGARWCDTLFVTQRGEGMTRQAFWYIIKRYASQAEIRAPLSPHTLRHAFATHLLNHGADLRVVQLLLGHADISTTQIYTHVARERLKILHGKHHPRG
- a CDS encoding class I adenylate-forming enzyme family protein, translated to MRAPDPAQMLDDIPALLAALPPRIGQLAHRIAAVAPERPALREDERELTYGQLAAAVDAVSERLREAGVRPGDRVMLVNENCAALVILLLATSNLGAWSLVANARLSAAEIDAIQSHARARLTLYTTGISPDALAHAQRHQATPAEWADLGTGQVALGPLNLDCVPEPTSPDPAQQCAALIYTTGTTGHPKGVMLSHRNLLFIAAVSSLLRRVTGNDRVYAVLPISHVYGLASVCLGTLYAGGTLRLVPRFDPARVLHALANEGVTIFQGVPAMHAKLLEHLDAQQRPLDAPRLRFIYSGGSPLDQTLKARAEARYGLPLHNGYGMTESSPTISQTRLDAPCTDCSVGPLIPGVEARLADGDAQIGELWVRGPNVMLGYYRDPAQTRAALSADGWLKTGDMARFDEHGNLHIVGRRKELIIRSGFNVYPAEVEQALNSHPAVLQSAVIGRPVEGNEEVVAFVELKPGAPALADEAALGAWASERLAPYKRPAEIRIVERLPAAATGKILKHRLRDLL
- a CDS encoding acyl-CoA dehydrogenase family protein; this translates as MIRDNETQTLLEDSIRRFVRERLVPREHEIAETDAIPEELVQQMRELGLFGLSIPEAYGGLGLTMEEEVRVAFELGQTSPAFRSLIGTNNGIGSQGIVIDGTPEQRAHYLPRLASGELIGSFALTEPGAGSDAGALATSARRVSDAQGDAYVLNGTKRYITNAPHAGIFTVMARTDPAIKGAGGISAFIVEAGTPGLSLGKIDQKMGQKGAHTCDVIFENCRIPAANLIGGQEGVGFKTAMKVLDKGRLHIAAVAVGAAKRMLRDALAYAMERRQFGHPVAEFQLVQGMLADSKAELYAAECMVLDAARKRDEGRDVSVEASCAKYFATEMCGRVADRAVQIHGGAGYISDYGIERFYRDVRLFRLYEGTSQIQQIVIARGLMRGAEI
- the ybaK gene encoding Cys-tRNA(Pro) deacylase; this encodes MSKQKHVSETPATQYLRQHRIAFTEHPYDYVEHGGTTESARQLGVDEHHVVKTLIMEDEQAKPLVVLMHGDCTVSTKSLARQIGAKRVEPCKPEVAQRHSGYLVGGTSPFGTRRTMPIFVESSVLELPKIYINGGRRGYLVGIAPQVLAALLDARPVQCANAGA
- the plsY gene encoding glycerol-3-phosphate 1-O-acyltransferase PlsY; translation: MATLIFALLAYLIGSVPFAVIVSRGMGLADPRTYGSKNPGATNVLRSGNKAAAALTLVGDAFKGWLAVFLATRYANTWGVSDGGLALAAVAVFVGHLYPIFLRFAGGKGVATAAGVLLAINAWLGCATIATWLIILAFFRYSSLAALVAAIFAPLYYIFMFGIGPYTPAVIAMSLLLIYRHWANIGRLLAGKESRVGQKKS
- a CDS encoding YajQ family cyclic di-GMP-binding protein — its product is MPSFDVVCEANMVEIKNAVDQANKEITTRFDFKGSDARIEHKDQELTAFADDDFKLGQVRDVLIGKMAKRQVDVRFLDYGKIDKIGGDKVKQIITVKKGVSSDLAKKIVRLVKDSKVKVQASIQGDAVRVSGGKRDDLQSTIALLRKEVTDTPLDFNNFRD
- the murB gene encoding UDP-N-acetylmuramate dehydrogenase, with the translated sequence MVTLLTDFALLAHNTFGIDARSRYAAVLECAEDLPVLLADPRVAELPRLVLGGGSNVILTRDFDGLTVLTRIAGRRLVAQTPDAWLVQAGAGEVWHDFVAWTIGQGWGGLENLALIPGTVGAAPIQNIGAYGLELAERFAWCQAFDTVSGELVTLDRAACRFAYRDSLFKQAPVGRYVVTSVTFRLPRPWQPMTQYADVAQELAQRHIAQPSPQDIFDAVIAIRRRKLPDPAVIGNVGSFFKNPIVSANTRATLLTRHPGLVSYPQADGSYKLAAGWLIDQCGWKGRALGPVAVHERQALVLVNRGAARGGDVLALAQAITDDVQSRFGVRLEPEPVIL
- a CDS encoding pyrimidine/purine nucleoside phosphorylase, with product MAQTQLDNVSVVKRANLYFDGKCVSHTVLCADGSRKTLGVIFPATLRFGTDAPERMEINAGRCRIRLDGQQDWQSYGAGDSFDVPGHSQFDIEVSETLDYTCHYG